The proteins below come from a single Pelecanus crispus isolate bPelCri1 chromosome 25 unlocalized genomic scaffold, bPelCri1.pri SUPER_25_unloc_1, whole genome shotgun sequence genomic window:
- the ETFB gene encoding LOW QUALITY PROTEIN: electron transfer flavoprotein subunit beta (The sequence of the model RefSeq protein was modified relative to this genomic sequence to represent the inferred CDS: deleted 2 bases in 2 codons) yields the protein GVAGPEPWRRCGVLVGVKRVIDYAVKVRVAAGGGGVQTQGVKHSLNPFCEIALEEAVRLRERGAAAEVIAASVGTRASQETLRTALALGADRGVLLEVGEGAAVGPREVAAALAGLVGRLQPQLVLLGKQAIDDDCNQTGQLLAAMLDWPQGTFASWVELEAGGVRVQREVDGGLESLRLRLPAVLTADLRLNEPRYATLPNIMKAKKKPLEVVAASEFGVPWVPPRLRVLKMEEPPARKAGERVENVPELLERLRNSGRI from the exons GGGGCGTGGCCGGTCCGGAGCCATGGCGGCGCTgcggggtgctggtgggggtgAAGCGGGTCATCGACTACGCCGTCAAG gtgcgggtggcggcgggcggcgggggggtgcAGACGCAGGGGGTGAAGCACTCGCTGAACCCCTTCTGCGAGATCGCGCTGGAGGAGGCCGTGCGGCTGCGGGAGAggggcgccgccgccgaggTCATCGCCGCCAGCGTGGGGACACGCGCCAGCCAG gaGACGCTGCGCACGGCGCTGGCGCTCGGGGCCGACCggggggtgctgctggaggtgggggagggggcggccgtGGGCCCGCGGGAGGTGGCGGCGGCGCTGGCCGGGCTGGTGGggcggctgcagccccagctcgTGCTGCTGGGCAAGCAG gcCATCGACGACGACTGCAACCAGACGGGGCAGCTGCTGGCCGCCATGTTGGACTGGCCCCAG GGCACCTTCGCCTCGTGGGTGGAGCtggaggcggggggggtgcgggtGCAGCGCGAGGTGGACGGGGGCCTGGAGAGCCTGCGGCTGCGCCTGCCCGCGGTGCTGACGGCCGACCTGCGCCTCAACGAGCCGCGCTACGCCACGCTGCCCAACATCATG AAAGCCAAGAAGAAGCCCCTGGAGGTGGTGGCGGCCTCGGAGTTCGGGGTGccc tgggtgcccccccgTTTGCGGGTGCTGAAAATGGAGGAGCCCCCGGCACGGAAAGCG GGGGAGCGCGTAGAGAACGTTCCGGAACTTCTGGAACGGTTGCGGAATAGCGGGAGaatttaa